A single region of the Accipiter gentilis chromosome 6, bAccGen1.1, whole genome shotgun sequence genome encodes:
- the GPR160 gene encoding probable G-protein coupled receptor 160 — MPCDTDFAGCHHWRMAAILCENCSGQYHYTQVNQPLEISCMLLLIMLGKVFLDFFMLQVKQKTVKVSFMGYFCVSLALLDFTLLMSISFIFYFEDFALWGLRFTKYHICLFTQIISLTYGILHYPVYLVAGLDYYMTIAQTSHFPRRGKKLLYVFSVAVIWISGFFCILKVPATYEELEIQNRFSAYQCPLYASVQSYSFSCAMVLLMGTALLACRKELIAMLLSVRVASFANQPVLMFSYVSNNNGTCFKRQLLTRLLLCFLGTWAPFVVLQIIILFLGARIPAYMEMNVPWLYFINSFLIAVAYWCRCHDVELTEEMWSTDPFVSWKFCFMPFNNENTEPADKPGTVIVIC; from the coding sequence ATGCCCTGTGATACTGATTTTGCTGGTTGTCACCATTGGAGGATGGCTGCCATACTCTGTGAAAATTGTTCTGGTCAGTACCACTACACCCAGGTCAACCAACCTCTTGAAATCAGCTGCATGTTGCTCCTGATTATGCTCGGAAAAGTGTTCCTTGATTTCTTCATGTTGCAAGTTAAGCAAAAAACCGTGAAAGTTAGTTTTATGGGATACTTCTGTGTTTCGCTGGCACTTCTTGATTTCACACTGCTGATGAGTATATccttcattttctattttgagGACTTTGCACTCTGGGGTCTGCGATTTACAAAGTACCACATTTGCCTGTTCACGCAGATTATTTCTCTTACCTACGGTATTTTGCATTACCCGGTGTATCTTGTGGCTGGTCTGGATTATTACATGACTATAGCACAAACCTCTCACTTCCCTAGAAGAggtaaaaaattactttatgtaTTTTCTGTGGCTGTTATATggatttcagggtttttttgtattctgaAAGTTCCCGCTACCTATGAAGAACTAGAAATTCAGAACCGTTTTTCTGCTTATCAGTGTCCTCTCTATGCCAGCGTGCAGAGCTACTCTTTCTCATGTGCCATGGTGCTGCTCATGGGCACAGCTCTCCTGGCATGTCGGAAGGAGCTTATAGCCATGCTGCTGTCTGTCAGGGTGGCTTCCTTTGCCAATCAGCCTGTTCTGATGTTCTCCTATGTGTCTAACAACAACGGCACTTGCTTTAAGCGGCAGCTCCTGACCAGACTCCTCCTCTGTTTTCTTGGCACTTGGGCACCTTTTGTTGTTCTTCAAATTATCATTTTGTTTCTTGGTGCTCGGATTCCAGCCTACATGGAGATGAACGTCCCCTGGCTGTACTTCATCAACAGCTTTCTCATTGCAGTAGCATACTGGTGTCGATGCCATGATGTTGAATTGACAGAGGAGATGTGGTCTACAGATCCATTTGTCAGCTGGAAATTCTGCTTTATGCCATTTAACAATGAAAACACAGAGCCAGCTGATAAACCAGGCACAGTAATTGTAATCTGTTAA